In Saccopteryx bilineata isolate mSacBil1 chromosome X, mSacBil1_pri_phased_curated, whole genome shotgun sequence, the genomic window GCGCAAGGCATCTACATGCTCCTTCAATGGCTTATACTCATCATGTAGCCGGCGGGTAGACTCTAGAAGCTTATTTAGGTCACTTTCAGACTGTTTTATGGTATTTTCCATCTAGAACACAAAGTGAAGTAGGCACAAAGAAAAGACCCCAACATTTCTGTATGAGGCTGTACAGGTGAATGGATAATAGCACAGGCTCCATTGCCACACCAATATACGGTCAAATCCTTAATCTactgttttttctttgtgactcttgtcaagcctcagtttcttcatctgtataatAGTGATAATAATAGACCACTTCATATCATTTTGGTGAGGACTCAATGACTGAATTTTTATAAAGCTTTCAGTACAGGGGCTAACATAAAGTAAAGACTCAACAAATGGTATTATTACTCAAACACAGCATCTTAAAGCTGGAATGGCTTTTAGAACTCATTTTGTGTACATTCCCACCATTTTGCAGATCAGGGAATTGACTCAGAGAGAAGAAACTTCCTCAGAGAAATAGGGGAAAATCCTAGATAAAAATTcagggctgcctgaccaggcggtggcacagtggatggagcatcagactaggatgcagaggacccaggttcgagactctgaggtcaccagcttgagtgcgggctcatctggtttgagcaaaagctcaccagcttggacccaaggtcactggctcaagcaaggggttactccatctgctgagggcccgtgatcagggcacatacgagagagcaatcaatgaacaactaaggtcttgcaacgaaaaactgatgattgatgcttctcatctctctccattcctgtctgtctgtccctgtctatccctctctctgactctctctctgtccctgaaaaaaaaaaaattcagggctTCTGCCTTCCAGGCCAGGGACTTTTCTCCTAAATGGTTCTCAAAATGTAGTTACTGGATTTGTAGCATTAGCATCAGCTGGGAACTCATTAGGAATGCAAATTTTCAGGCACCACCCCAGCCATACAGAATCAGAAATTCTAGGGTAGATTCCAGCAATCTGTTTTAATAGGCCCACCAGGTGACTGATGAGCATTTGAGGTTGAGATCCATCATTTAGAGCatgggtagttaacctttttatacctactgcccacttttgtatctctgttagtagtaaaattttctaaccacccactggttccacagtaatggtgatttataaagtaaggaagtaactttactttataaaatttataatgcagagttacagcaagttaaagcatataataataattacttaaccagtactttatgtcagattttcactaagtttggcagaataaatctttatgaaacaacttattatagttaaatctatctttttatttatactttggttgctctgctaccacccaccatgaaagctggaatgcccactagtgggtggtagggaccaggttgactaccactgatctaaagtaTCAGCCTTTTTGTGGCTAAtatcttattcattcattggctCTTTATCCTGGAGTTAGCTGGCAGCAGAACTGCCAACTCCTCATGAGACCCTGGAACCCTGTGATCTTGTCACACAGAAAATCCCAAATACCTACTGTTCAAATtgcattcatatttattttaaaatcctatGTTTATAAAAATCAGGAATAAGCATTGCCACAGAAATGAGTTCTCAAGAATAGACAgtcttttaaatgtaatttttaaaaaattttctttttgccaTAGGCTCTAAGACTTGGAAAGAACCTTATAGATCAATACCTCCAATATCTCCCCTGGAGAAGGGATCATCAATACTGCAGCCCAGACAGGTGGTTACTCAGACTCTGCTTGAGTAACTTCAAAAAGTTGGGAATTTATAGCACAGTTCATTCGCCATGCTCCAAGAATCTCCAAAAGAGAGACTCTAATGAGGGGCCCCACTTTGGCAGGCcagcagagatttttttaaaattagttacagATGCTTTGGCGCCATTTAGGCTGGACCTCAGAGTCAACTGCTTGTTCTGCTTTTTATCAAGTTTAGCTCCTAACTTCCAGACTCCTATCATAAGCACATAAGAGCTGAAAGAGACCTTAGATGTGACTGAATCCCTCTCCatacagagaggaaaaataaggcccacagagaaaaaggaacttgTCCAGTGACATACAGTCAATCGGTGACAGCCAGGCTGAATCTCAGAACTCTTGCATTCTTCCACTCCACCACAGCCTGATGCCTACTCCAAGTTGGTCACACCCACATCTTAAGGAGAGGCTATAGTATTCACTATTACCTAGTCCTCAAAGGGCCCAGAAGTAGGCTTTAGGCAGCCAGTCACGTACCACATTGATGTCTGCATGGATCAGTCGGAGTTCCTCCACATGGGCCATTTTCTCTTGCAGCAGGAGGTCCATCTCCTGCTTGTATTCCTTCAGATGTCTTTCCTCTGATTCAAGAGCCTCAAATTCAGCCTTCAAACGGGCCTTGATTTTCTCCATCTGTAGGGTTTTATTCCTGCAATTCCCTCAAACCAGAAAGCAGAccagaagagagaggaaatgggaaTGGAGTACAAAGTTAGGCTCTGAGACAGGTCTCTTTTTCTAAGCTTCCCCTCTTCAAGCAGAGACAACTTGAAGCCACCCAAAATAGTTAGGAAATTCTTTCTTCTATGATAAAAGCTTAGTGGGTCTCAAGTGGATATAATTTTGTTACATTATGAAGCATTTGCTAACATGGGACAGGTATTAGCTCCCACCCAAGATGCAACCACAACTTCTTGAAAAACTTGGAGTACCACTGTCCAATAAATTTTCtacaatgatggaaatgttctgtatctatatttttcaatacagtagccactagaTATGTAGTTAGTTTTTCAGCACCATAAATGTAGCTAGTGCAACTGAGTAACtaaagtttgaattttatttaattttaattaatcaaTCTTTAAATTTAAACAGTCACATGTCATTGATGGCTCTTATATTGGACAGCATAGCTCGATAAGTCCACTCATTGGTTCcagaataggaagaaaaaaataactgttgctcatttctttccttagaaaaagaaaacctgtttCTGATTATTATATTCCAATTGCATACCTTCTGACTATtctaagaaaataactaaaagaagaaaaaaaggtaataCACAAGAACGTGCTTTCTGGCTTACGGGTAAAATTGGAATATTTAGCagccattaaaagaaataattatgaaaactTGTGATTTGAAAAATATTGAAGATATGCTACTCAGTGAAAATTTACAGTAAGATTGCAATTTCAAAATATACGTGCATGTGACTAAACAAAAATGGGACTGGCAGAGACACAGTTTTGGCTGACAGCTGTAGGGGGGTAGGGGATGGGTGAGTGGAGGTGGTAGAATTcaggatatttaaaataatttgaagcaTGCCTAAGTAAAAGGGCCACAAAACTTTGAAAGGAGGCCATCTAGGGCACATTGTTGTCCTCTTACTGGCTCTGTACTCTCTGCTTGTCAGGTCTTAATTAGCCATTATCCATGAATCAAATTTGGCATCTCCTCTTTTTTTGTCCCTGTAGCtagctctctcctctgctccaaCCCATCCCATGGGGGTTCTTGCTCCAAACCCTAGACTATGGTCTTTGACCTAAGCCTACTTCTGTGTTcagtctttctctcctttctcaatATTGCCTGTGGCTCC contains:
- the ZC4H2 gene encoding zinc finger C4H2 domain-containing protein isoform X4; translated protein: MADEQEIMCKLESIKEIRNKTLQMEKIKARLKAEFEALESEERHLKEYKQEMDLLLQEKMAHVEELRLIHADINVMENTIKQSESDLNKLLESTRRLHDEYKPLKEHVDALRMTLGLQRLPDLCEEEEKLSLEPACHVISKFTGTHLYALCAKPRVGLGTPKSQNGSRMNEDRENT